From a single Botrytis cinerea B05.10 chromosome 16, complete sequence genomic region:
- the Bcavo1 gene encoding Bcavo1, giving the protein MSVIQVEDLVSYQLRSNYLNTIADGVGERLITINDGFLNTPGFKAAGWRTNAANIKRTHSPPIPTAIASEYFQAPPRSAGLAPSGLEDEVDEGGLLTGGAGDTVGPGIATKRRRRREQMEEEDSSDLSDDSDDDGDQRAAQQIKFSKMPIRNRSGSSPIRGSNLRQSTTANSPSRTPGPGIRRGSQSAVEVVKERARRDTVTSSEMSSDNEFDASAFQRQRESNRNAARAGRTVRTHPSDPDVGVKRQVSDLLEEEEEDEDSGSDMSSTFGGSIDSASILDSVDGPITAAPEHIGNTIPRDLIRSPTKRSKPAPPVLQALPPPRPISMIQPKSLLTAMITAKRTKANMPFENFASLSGQGDPNPINIRILAPFATSTKKPYEVLIRRTVHEDESHNRPVVITDLIGLSLWRYFEEKLEPTIAPEKLNVNRWILRMVDDGEVDTDFPPLDRLKPVTSFTFANNKAGPRARSNSKTFDEFALVEATDEQFEENQRLTPQFKQEAVASSEAEEEFTPINTPKANTSFPLGTQPYQNPLLTTMTALRKNSTLADAPTIGTALTQPTSRGGGTKKILSIHIHSINATPGQMVALEVTTDTYLADVLDTVCKKRQLDKAGHVLKLTGSGTVVYLDRTVGSIGNSSELDLYRRRFATDGPLTMTGSPSSSTPNSLMVDRPDPRKARKGTQMLVPHPLMESVKQDELGSANYRRYIVWRKQPMRFVGMNERVIAIDGEYLHILPASTGKTMFEGQGKTTTVHFSNVVGCKVTRRHPTNFKLVVYKSREEKRYDFEAKSADEAAEIVYEIKKGIAPYQTNN; this is encoded by the exons ATGTCGGTCATCCAAGTGGAAGA TCTCGTCTCTTATCAATTGAGATCAAATTACTTAAACACAATCGCAGATGGTGTTGGCGAGCGGCTTATAACAATCAACGATGGATTTCTAAACACTCCCGGATTCAAAGCTGCTGGATGGCGTACGAATGCCGCGAATATAAAACGAACCCATTCCCCACCAATACCGACCGCCATCGCATCGGAATATTTCCAAGCACCACCTAGATCAGCTGGTCTGGCACCTTCAGGTCTCGAAGATGAGGTTGACGAAGGAGGTTTGCTCACAGGAGGGGCAGGAGATACTGTTGGGCCTGGAATCGCTACGAAAAGGAGGCGCAGACGAGAACagatggaggaggaagatagTAGTGATTTGAGtgatgatagtgatgatgatggagatcaAAGGGCAGctcaacaaatcaaattctcTAAAATGCCTATACGAAATCGTTCGGGTTCTTCTCCTATTCGTGGATCCAATCTTCGGCAATCTACCACTGCGAATTCTCCTTCACGTACTCCAGGACCTGGCATAAGAAGAGGTTCTCAGTCTGCCGTGGAGGTTGTGAAAGAAAGAGCCAGAAGGGATACTGTTACGAGTAGTGAGATGTCATCCgataatgaatttgatgCATCTGCTTTTCAGAGACAGAGAGAATCGAATAGGAATGCTGCGAGAGCCGGTAGAACGGTTCGAACACATCCGTCGGACCCTGATGTGGGTGTGAAGAGACAAGTCAGTGATCTCttagaagaagaggaggaagatgaggactCGGGATCAGATATGTCTTCCACATTTGGTGGTAGTATCGACAGTGCATCTATATTAGATAGCGTTGATGGACCGATAACTGCAGCTCCAGAACATATCGGTAATACTATACCTCGAGATCTTATACGATCACCAACGAAAAGATCAAAGCCAGCGCCTCCAGTACTTCAAGCCCTACCACCTCCTCGGCCAATTAGTATGATACAACCTAAGAGTTTGTTGACAGCCATGATTACGGCTAAGCGAACGAAAGCTAACATGCCGTTCGAAAATTTTGCATCTCTCTCTGGACAAGGTGATCCAAACCCTATCAATATTCGTATATTGGCACCATTTGCTACTTCAACGAAGAAGCCATACGAAGTATTGATTCGAAGAACTGTTCATGAAGATGAATCACATAATCGACCAGTGGTTATTACAGATTTGATCGGGCTGAGTCTATGGAGGTATTTTGAGGAAAAATTAGAACCTACCATAGCCCCTGAGAAATTAAATGTCAACCGATGGATCTTAAGGATGGTCGACGATGGGGAAGTAGACACTGACTTCCCACCTCTTGATCGTCTCAAGCCAGTTACATCATTTACGTTTGCCAACAATAAAGCTGGACCAAGAGCGAGATCAAATTCCAAAACTTTTGACGAGTTTGCTTTGGTCGAAGCTACCGATGAacaatttgaagaaaatcaGAGGCTTACTCCTCAATTCAAACAGGAGGCGGTTGCCTCATCTGAAGCGGAAGAAGAGTTTACTCCTATCAACACACCCAAAGCCAATACTTCATTTCCTCTTGGTACACAACCTTATCAAAATCCTCTTCTTACAACTATGACTGCGTTACGGAAGAATTCCACATTGGCAGATGCACCTACAATTGGAACAGCTCTCACTCAACCTACTTCCCGAGGTGGCGGGActaaaaagatattgagtattcacattcattcGATAAATGCTACACCTGGACAAATGGTCGCTCTAGAAGTCACGACCGATACTTACTTAGCTGATGTCCTAGATACGGTTTGTAAGAAGAGACAACTGGACAAAGCAGGGCACGTTCTCAAACTTACTGGATCTGGGACTGTCGTTTATCTTGATCGTACAGTAGGATCAATTGGTAATTCATCAGAGTTGGATTTGTACCGGCGACGTTTTGCTACGGATGGACCATTAACGATGACTGGTTCGCCATCAAGCAGTACGCCCAATTCATTAATGGTAGATCGACCCGATCCTCGCAAAGCTCGCAAGGGAACTCAAATGTTAGTACCACATCCTCTTATGGAGAGTGTCAAACAAGATGAACTTGGAAGTGCCAATTATCGAAGGTATATAGTATGGAGAAAACAGCCCATGAGGTTTGTAGGAATGAACGAAAGGGTGATTGCgattgatggagaatatTTACATATTCTTCCAGCATCCACAGGAAAGACAATGTTTGAAGGACAAGGCAAAACAACCACGGTACATTTTAGTAATGTGGTTGGCTGTAAAGTAACACGAAGACACCCGACTAATTTCAAG CTTGTGGTATATAAATCACGAGAAGAAAAACgatatgattttgaagccAAGAGTGCAGATGAAGCGGCAGAGATAGTATATGAGATTAAGAAGGGAATCGCTCCATACCAAACCAATAATTGA
- the Bcpka1 gene encoding Bcpka1, with amino-acid sequence MPTLGFLKKKRTKESPAITSPTSSQATTSPITPTSSRGFDNSIASISSQSTLPQSHEHEVLQTSTSRTTDDQPTAVGKKASMTHGITPQQQSAQIHSDQQQHRQNSPSISNLIHPPQHDGASQSYPTPPASSQPSLHPVAANANTLQMDSSQRQSQQSQQQPQIRQTKGKYSLTDFDIQRTLGTGSFGRVHLVRSKHNQRYYAVKVLKKAQVHKMKQVEHTNDERKMLQEVKHPFLITLWGTFQDSKNLYMVMDFVEGGELFSLLRKSQRFPNPVAKFYAAEVTLALEYLHSKHIIYRDLKPENLLLDRHGHLKITDFGFAKKVPDITWTLCGTPDYLAPEVVSSKGYNKSVDWWSLGILIFEMLCGFTPFWDGGSPMKIYENILKGRVKYPPYIHPDAQDLLQRLITADLTKRLGNLHGGSEDVKNHQWFAEVTWERLSKKDIDAPYVPPVKAGVGDASQFDKYPEETEIYGQGGPDEFGHLFVDF; translated from the exons ATGCCGACACTCGgttttttgaagaagaaacggACGAAGGAGTCTCCGGCTATAACCTCTCCAACATCAAGTCAAGCCACAACCAGCCCGATAACCCCCACATCATCAAGAGGCTTCGATAATTCCATAGCTTCGATCTCGTCCCAGTCGACTTTACCCCAATCCCACGAGCACGAGGTTCTCCAAACGTCAACCTCTCGCACAACGGACGACCAACCGACTGCCGTGGGCAAAAAAGCCTCAATGACACACGGAATAACTCCACAGCAGCAATCTGCGCAAATCCATTCCGATCAACAGCAGCACCGTCAAAACTCTCCCAGTATCAGCAACTTGATTCATCCACCACAGCATGACGGTGCGAGCCAGTCGTATCCAACCCCACCAGCTTCTTCACAGCCTTCACTACATCCTGTAGCTGCTAACGCCAACACACTTCAAATGGACTCCTCGCAGCGACAATCACAGCAGTCACAACAGCAGCCACAGATTAGACAAACCAAGGGCAAATATTCATTGAccgattttgatattcagcGCACATTGGGCACGGGAAGCTTTGGACGAGTTCATCTGGTTCGATCGAAGCACAACCAGCGATACTATGCTGTCAAAGTATTGAAGAAGGCGCAGGTGCACAAGATGAAGCAGGTCGAACATACCAATGATGAGAGAAAGATGTTGCAGGAAGTCAAACATCCATTCCTCATTACTCTATGGGGTACTTTTCAAGACTCGAAGAATTTATACATGGTCATGGACTTTGTAGAGGGGGGTGAACTATTCTCTTTACTGCGAAAGTCACAA CGATTCCCCAATCCAGTGGCCAAATTCTATGCTGCTGAAGTTACCTTGGCTTTAGAATACCTTCATTCAAAACATATCATTTATCGAGATTTGAAACCCGAGAATTTACTACTTGACAGGCACGGACATCTCAAAATTACTGACTTTGGATTCGCAAAGAAGGTCCCAGATATTACATGGACATTGTGTGGTACTCCGGATTACTTAGCACCAGAAGTGGTCTCGAGTAAAGGTTATAATAAATCGGTAGATTG GTGGTCCCTTGGTATATTAATTTTCGAAATGCTTTGTGGTTTTACACCGTTTTGGGATGGTGGCTCTCCCATGAAAATTTATGAGAATATTCTTAAAGGGAGGGTTAAGTATCCTCCCTACATTCACCCAGATGCACAGGACTTGTTGCAAAGATTGATCACAGCAGATCTCACCAAGCGTCTTGGTAACTTACATGGTGGTTCTGAGGATGtaaaaaatcatcaatggTTCGCTGAAGTAACTTGGGAAAGGTTATCCAAAAAGGATATCGATGCACCTTATGTTCCTCCTGTTAAGGCTGGAGTTGGAGATGCCAGTCAGTTTGATAAGTACCCTGAAGAAACGGAGATATATGGTCAAGGTGGGCCCGATGA atttggGCACCTATTCGTGGATTTTTAA
- the Bctim13 gene encoding Bctim13, with amino-acid sequence MDSLNNAFASSDPKAAVMNQVRQEAAMTNARQLIEKVNEHCFEKCVPKPGTSLSSGETTCFTQCMEKYMQAWNTVSKQYIARLQRESTSGGATGGMF; translated from the exons ATGGATTCTCTCAACAATGCATTCGCCTCCTCGGACCCCAAAGCTGCCGTGATGAATCAAGTCCGTCAGGAAGCTGCTATGACCAATGCTAGACAATTGATCGAG AAAGTAAACGAGCACTGCTTCGAGAAATGCGTCCCCAAGCCCGGTACCTCTCTCAGCAGCGGCGAAACCACCTGCTTCACCCAATGCATGGAAAAATACATGCAAGCGTGGAACACAGTGAGCAAACAATATATTGCGAGATTGCAACGAGAGTCGACTAGTGGAGGGGCGACGGGGGGTATGTTCTAG
- the Bczrt3 gene encoding Bczrt3 produces the protein MEADSLDNDMRGWIMAIISGIACVIGSCIICIDLLIRYIPSKKNFRIQDNNAFLAASLSLSFGVMIFSSLYSMLPSSKKYLMQGGYTAQAAAWTLLACFAAGFIGIQIVSRLMHQFIPSHVSHCDHSHNQDATHHDHDHSHGHGHNHQILDGFDGHHDNHLPLSKSSSHVAVNQANSVMTESTPLLAPHVGENGKPPVEGLAPPNKDSQPSNRRQSHNLTRRPSLMVVHDRVMSFVKDRKANCDESGPCFGYSDLCGRECLKTPISTKTPYTARTPTGTLSTRSHSFTLPEEEAPDNSEQLRRVTSETEMASCHDSDIEAQQHHHHVPENAFMDIGLQTSIAIGLHKLPEGFITFATNHANPELGVSVFLALLVHNITEGFAMALPLYLALGSRPRAIFWSSFLGGVSQPAGAAIAAAWFAIAGRDGHAPNIVAYGCMFGITGGIMASVALHLFAECLGLNHNRSLCISFAFVGMALMGMSNALTSQ, from the exons ATGGAGGCAGACTCGTTGGATAATGATATGAGAGGCTGGATTATGGCTATTATCAGTGGAATAG CATGTGTTATTGGTAGTTGCATAATATGCATAGATCTGTTGATTAGATACATCCCCAGCAAGAAGAATTTCAGGATACAAGATAACAATGCTTTCCTAGCTGCATCTTTAAGTTTGAGTTTTGGTGTAATG ATATTCTCTTCATTATATAGCATGCTCCCATCATCGAAAAAATATCTAATGCAGGGTGGTTATACAGCTCAAGCTGCTGCATGGACTCTTTTGGCTTGTTTCGCTGCAGGATTTATTGGCATACAAATTGTCTCGAGGCTCATGCATCAGTTTATCCCCTCGCATGTCTCACATTGCGACCATTCTCATAATCAAGATGCAACGCACCATGACCACGACCACAGCCACGGCCACGGCCACAATCACCAAATCCTCGACGGCTTTGACGGTCACCATGATAATCATCTTCCACTATCAAAATCGAGTTCCCATGTAGCAGTCAATCAAGCAAACAGTGTGATGACGGAATCTACACCACTTCTCGCTCCACATGTtggagagaatggaaagCCTCCAGTAGAAGGTCTTGCGCCACCAAATAAAGATTCTCAGCCAAGCAATCGCCGCCAATCCCATAATCTTACCAGGCGACCATCGCTCATGGTAGTTCATGACAGGGTAATGTCTTTTGTAAAGGATAGGAAGGCCAATTGTGATGAGAGTGGACCATGTTTTGGATATTCTGACCTTTGCGGACGAGAATGCTTAAAAACCCCCATCAGTACAAAAACTCCTTACACGGCGCGAACTCCCACGGGCACCTTGTCAACCCGATCTCATTCTTTCACACTACCAGAAGAAGAGGCTCCAGATAATTCAGAACAACTACGCAGGGTGACTTCCGAAACAGAAATGGCTAGTTGTCATGACTCTGACATTGAAgctcaacaacatcatcatcatgtccCCGAAAACGCATTTATGGATATTGGTCTTCAAACAAGTATAGCCATTGGATTACATAAGTTACCAGAAGGGTTCATTACATTTGCTACAAACCATGCAAACCCTGAACTTGGAGTTTCTGTCTTCTTAGCTTTACTTGTTCATAACATTACCGAAGGATTTGCAATGGCTCTACCATTATACTTAGCACTTGGTAGTCGACCACGAGCTATCTTTTGGAGTTCCTTCCTCGGGGGTGTCTCACAACCAGCCGGTGCCGCAATTGCAGCCGCATGGTTTGCAATTGCCGGGCGGGATGGTCATGCGCCTAATATTGTGGCTTATGGATGTATGTTTGGTATTACGGGGGGTATTATGGCTAGTGTCGCATTGCATCTTTTTGCGGAGTGTCTGGGTCTGAATCATAATAGAAGTCTGTGCATCTCTTTTGCATTTGTGGGCATGGCGTTAATGGGTATGAGTAACGCACTTACCTCTCAATAA
- the Bcnuc1 gene encoding Bcnuc1, with product MSKTTFAIIAGVSAATGAGITAAMYSTRSEKKLQAAASSTAVTASSTSSAHSPVPLPIGQSTIKDVMAPVDPAGLFQYGFPGPVADLATRNALISSFDRRLRNPSWVAEHITPASLATSNGDRKHSYFVEDPSVPEKFRGKLKDYARSGYDRGHQVPAADAKWSQEAMNDTFFLTNMCPQVGEGFNRDYWAHFEDFCRRLTTRYPSVRIVTGPLYLPKRDPADGKWRVSYEVIGNPPNIAVPTHFYKVIFAEDGTTAGPVAVGAFVLPNARIPNEKPLTDFEVPVEMVERASGLEFMTKLPAQRRKRLCDDMMCALVIKDYSDRQKAFAKDSAPRRTSPRHTS from the coding sequence ATGTCCAAAACTACCTTTGCAATTATAGCAGGCGTTTCTGCAGCCACAGGCGCCGGTATAACCGCTGCCATGTATTCCACACGATCTGAAAAGAAACTCCAAGCAGCCGCAAGCTCAACAGCAGTCACAGCATCCTCTACTTCTTCCGCGCATTCGCCAGTACCTTTACCAATCGGTCAATCCACGATCAAAGATGTGATGGCGCCAGTCGACCCCGCAGGTCTTTTTCAATACGGATTTCCAGGACCCGTCGCAGATCTGGCGACGAGAAATGCGTTGATATCCTCATTCGATCGAAGACTTCGAAATCCTTCTTGGGTTGCAGAACATATAACTCCCGCCTCACTTGCAACTTCAAACGGCGATCGCAAACATTCCTATTTCGTCGAAGACCCCTCTGTGCCCGAAAAATTCCGCGGTAAATTGAAGGATTATGCTCGTTCTGGCTACGATCGCGGACACCAAGTACCCGCCGCAGACGCAAAATGGAGTCAAGAAGCGATGAACGACACCTTTTTCCTCACAAATATGTGTCCGCAAGTAGGAGAAGGATTTAATCGCGATTACTGGGCgcattttgaggatttttgTCGAAGGCTTACGACTCGATACCCAAGTGTGAGAATTGTTACTGGACCTTTGTATTTGCCAAAACGGGATCCAGCAGATGGGAAGTGGAGGGTTTCTTATGAGGTTATTGGAAATCCACCCAATATTGCTGTACCGACACATTTCTACAAGGTTATCTTTGCGGAAGATGGTACTACAGCAGGTCCAGTAGCAGTCGGTGCATTTGTGTTACCTAATGCGAGGATACCGAATGAGAAGCCGTTGACGGATTTTGAGGTACCTGTTGAGATGGTGGAGAGGGCTAGTGGGTTGGAATTTATGACGAAGTTGCCGGCGCAGAGGCGGAAGAGATTGTGTGATGACATGATGTGTGCGTTGGtaattaaagattattcgGACAGACAGAAGGCATTTGCAAAGGATAGTGCACCAAGGAGGACGAGTCCAAGGCACACttcttaa
- the Bcpfs2 gene encoding Bcpfs2, which translates to MAYEPREYGGGRDRDREGRGRGRRDDGGQEEGGGERDFVRGRGRRPVTDYSSTMVHWMRNRQPRYKGGYQGEMERPSPSYMIDMLPPLARIHNAADSVPGRHLHSSLNKIKHPVNVVRWTPEGRRLLTASSSGEFTLWNGAGFNFETIMQAHDVAIRALSYSHSDDWLISADHDGVIKYWQPNFNNVKVIQGHDDPIRDLAFSPNDSKFVTASDDSKLKIFDFAGGVEESILSGHGWDAKSVDWHPTKGLLVSGSKDHLVKLWDPRSGRCLTTLHGHKNTITKTVFEPVRGHCLATSARDQTARVFDLRMMRDVCLLKGHDKDISTLAWHPIHPSLLSTGGADGSLFHYLLDEPNNPAGTEPSIAPYDSPDPTTTPAQTIYPAHKLTYAHEFAIWSLDWHPLGHILASGSNDRITRFWTRVRPGDTDTFKDRYHIGDSAAEAQGTYDRRGGRRQRQEEEDQEAEDEMEGLVDQKMPAKVPGFATGIPGLPLPGMGVIPGMNRVPPPPPPPMISGGNMPPPPLPGNIDANTLAIMMKAGLPPPGVTGMPPPPPMLPPNFQLPPGFVVPPPPPGMPIPGLENTDLSSGSGGIRKRGPLPSQEESLQAMQRQGKFRQAR; encoded by the exons ATGGCTTACGAACCTCGAGAGTATGGAGGTGGACGGGATCGAGACagggaaggaagagggagaggaagaagagatgatggaggACAGGAAGAGGGTGGTGGTGAAAGGGATTTTGTGAGAGGGAGGGGACGTC GTCCTGTCACGGATTACAGCTCTACTATGGTTCATTGGATGCGTAATCGTCAGCCAAGGTATAAAGGTGGTTACCAAGGTGAAATGGAAAGACCCAGTCCAAGCTATATGATAGAT ATGTTACCACCGCTAGCAAGAATTCACAATGCAGCAGACTCGGTACCAGGGAGACATTTACATTCGTCGCTTAATAAAATTAAGCACCCTGTAAATGTCGTAAGATGGACACCAGAAGGTCGACGATTACTCACAGCCTCCAGTAGTGGAGAATTTACTCTATGGAATGGCGCAGGTTTCAACTTCGAGACAATCATGCAAGCACATGATGTTGCTATTCGCGCTTTGTCTTATTCTCATAGTGATGACTGGTTGATATCAGCTGATCATGATGGGGTGATCAAATACTGGCAACCGAATTTCAACAATGTCAAAGTCATTCAAGGACATGATGATCCCATAAGAGATCTTGCATTCAGTCCAAACGACTCAAAGTTTGTCACGGCCTCGGATGACTCTAAACTaaagattttcgattttgctGGCGGTGTTGAGGAGTCTATTCTCTCTGGGCATGGATGGGACGCGAAAAGTGTTGACTGGCATCCGACTAAGGGATTACTCGTTTCTGGATCAAAAGATCATCTTGTCAAGCTATGGGATCCGCGTAGTGGCCGATGTCTGACAACTCTCCATGGACATAAGAACACAATCACAAAAACCGTTTTTGAACCAGTACGAGGCCATTGCCTAGCCACTTCAGCTCGAGACCAAACCGCACGAGTATTCGATTTGCGAATGATGCGAGATGTATGTTTGCTCAAAGGTCATGACAAAGATATCTCTACCCTAGCATGGCATCCAATCCACCCTTCGCTTTTGAGCACTGGTGGTGCCGATGGGTCTCTTTTCCATTACCTACTCGATGAACCAAACAATCCTGCTGGAACGGAACCTTCTATAGCTCCTTACGATAGTCCAGACCCCACCACTACACCTGCTCAAACTATCTATCCAGCCCATAAATTAACTTACGCTCATGAATTCGCTATCTGGTCACTTGATTGGCACCCTCTCGGTCATATCTTAGCATCAGGCTCCAATGATCGAATCACTCGATTCTGGACACGTGTACGTCCTGGCGACACAGATACATTCAAAGACCGCTATCACATTGGTGACTCGGCTGCCGAGGCGCAAGGAACCTATGATCGTCGCGGCGGGCGACGTCAACgtcaagaggaagaagatcaagaagcTGAAGACGAAATGGAAGGGTTAGTCGATCAGAAAATGCCTGCAAAGGTACCCGGGTTTGCCACAGGAATTCCTGGTCTGCCATTACCTGGTATGGGAGTTATTCCTGGTATGAATCGTGTTcccccacctccacctccacctaTGATTAGCGGAGGTAATATGCCACCTCCGCCTTTACCTGGAAATATAGATGCCAATACATTGGCAATTATGATGAAGGCCGGTCTGCCTCCACCAGGGGTAACGGGCAtgccacctccaccaccaatgCTCCCACCAAACTTTCAACTCCCTCCTGGCTTCGTTgttcctccacctcctcctgGTATGCCAATACCTGGTTTAGAAAATACAGATCTATCAAGTGGCAGCGGTGGAATTAGAAAGCGAGGACCGTTGCCAAGTCAAGAAGAAAGTTTACAAGCGATGCAAAGACAGGGAAAATTCAGACAAGCACGATAG